In Notolabrus celidotus isolate fNotCel1 chromosome 22, fNotCel1.pri, whole genome shotgun sequence, the genomic stretch gtttgaattattgaaCTCTCAAATCGgggttttgtttcattttatagcAATGTGTTGCGTCAATGGCGTGCTCCTTGTTCCCTGTAGCGCATCCCCATGCTCACCGGCATTTCAGGGAAAGTGGCCACATGTTAAATTTCACCGgcgagtgattttttttcacatttttgtacTTTTGTATCAAAAAAATCGTCGTGAGTGGATGCTTTATGAGAAACTCTTCAGATTCATacgtgtatatatttttaatccaTCATTTGAATATGAATGAGACCAGACTGCACAACTAATctgatgaatgttttaaattataCAGTTTTGATCAAATTTCGATTAAAATAAAGCATATTTGAGAACTGTGAGGGTTTTCTGTCTCAATATAGTGGCTTTTTCTGATATTTGGTTGAGATGGGTGCGTGCGGGTATGTGGCCGCTCTCACTGATGGTGGCATGGCCATTTTAAAAAACGATACCACCACGCCTTTGTTGCCAGGTTCCAGAAAGAAACCACATTTTTGCATGCATACGAGCAATGAAATAACATTTTGTTTAATGCACTTAAAACAGGCCGAGGGACGTAtttgcaactttaaaaaaacaaacatttttctaTTACTTTGGTCGTTAAAAGACGATGAAAAATATACCAAATTTCTTATGGTAACCAAAATCCTCACTGAACCCCCCTGGCGGACCATGGCGGTACTGCAGTCTAACCAGCTAGCCTACTGCTGAGGGCCACAGATCTGTCGTCACTCTCTTAGTAACAGATGTTGCTGCAGTTTTAGGGCTATTTTCCTATTGGTTGCTACCAGAGGCTGAAATTGATTAAATACCAAAGCACGCCAGATTTTTCATGGGTTAGTCTTGCAGCCACATGTTCATATGTAGGCCACTGCTGACCTCATATGCATGGTTACAGGCAGTAAAGGGttcaaaatgcatttaaaatgaaaaagcttgaTGTGCATaaacaaaaatgacatttttatgCTATTATTCTTCCAGGAGAATGGCCATGCCAAGACCAATGGGGATGCCTCTCCAGCTGCAGAGGAGGCCAACAAAGCTGATGTTCAGGCCAACGGCAGCACTCCTACCGAGGAGGCACCAAAAGAAGATGGGGAGAAAGTGGAGGGTGCTGAGGCCAATGGTGAGAAGGAGCCTGCAGCCACAAATGaagaagcttctgccaaaccggagGAAGGCACTCCATCCACCAGTGAGGATGGCAAGCAGAAGAAAAAGCGTTTCTCCTTCAAGAAACCCTCCTTCAAGCTCAGCGGCTTCTCCTTTAAGAAGACCAAGAAGGAGTCtgaggaggcagcagaggagggagcagcagcagcagcagaaggagaggagaaaccagcaGAAGGAGAGAAGGCTGCATCCGAGGAAGCCCCTGCTGAGGAGGCCAAACCTGCTGAGGCTGCCGAGGGAG encodes the following:
- the LOC117805767 gene encoding myristoylated alanine-rich C-kinase substrate-like codes for the protein MGAQISKTAGKEEAAVEKPAEGAAVAAKTNGQENGHAKTNGDASPAAEEANKADVQANGSTPTEEAPKEDGEKVEGAEANGEKEPAATNEEASAKPEEGTPSTSEDGKQKKKRFSFKKPSFKLSGFSFKKTKKESEEAAEEGAAAAAEGEEKPAEGEKAASEEAPAEEAKPAEAAEGAKEAAAEEPKAEEEVKAEEPAAAAAAGGEEKPAEASPTEPETAASPEAAAE